From Solanum lycopersicum chromosome 8, SLM_r2.1, the proteins below share one genomic window:
- the LOC101264352 gene encoding probable protein phosphatase 2C 72 has translation MGICGLVSCISSTSFEIQPVDFGNENVVHYDDNNINENQCVIGSVFSQQGNKGINQDSAILYQGYGVENGVFGGVFDGHGKNGQVVSKFVMNKLPSLLLKYILSLPKITSPKQNVKLVDEESVKSKNFNKWKDACLSSFKVMDRDIKSLEKLDCSCSGTTAVVAIRQDDDLIIANLGDSRAVLGRKTEEGVIEAVQLTTDLKPGLPSEAERIRNCDGRVLALKEEPHIQRVWLPHEDVPGLAMSRAFGDFMLKNYGVISKPDVSYHHISQNDQFVVLATDGVWDVLSNDQVVSIVCAANNAASAAEAVVQASLDAWEQKFPNSKRDDSTVICLFLQ, from the exons ATGGGTATCTGTGGACTCGTTAGTTGTATATCATCGACATCTTTTGAGATTCAACCTGTTGATTTTGGTAATGAAAATGTTGTTCATTATGATGATAACAACATTAATGAGAACCAATGTGTAATTGGTTCTGTTTTTTCTCAACAAGGAAATAAAGGAATCAATCAAGATTCTGCTATTCTCTATCAG GGATATGGTGTAGAAAATGGAGTTTTTGGTGGAGTTTTCGATGGGCATGGGAAAAATGGACAAGTAGTTAGTAAGTTTGTTATGAATAAGTTGCCATCTTTGCTGCTGAAGTATATACTTTCTTTGCCAAAGATTACATCTCCGAAACAAAATGTTAAACTTGTCGATGAGGAATCAGTGAAGAGCAAGAATTTTAATAAGTGGAAAGACGCGTGTTTGAGTTCCTTTAAGGTGATGGATAGAGATATTAAAAGTCTTGAGAAATTGGATTGTTCATGTAGTGGAACAACTGCTGTCGTTGCTATAAGACAG GATGATGATTTGATTATCGCGAATCTTGGTGATTCTCGAGCTGTACTAGGAAGAAAGACAGAGGAAGGAGTAATTGAGGCTGTTCAGTTAACTACTGATTTGAAGCCTGGCCTGCCTT CTGAAGCAGAAAGAATAAGGAACTGTGATGGCAGAGTTCTTGCATTGAAGGAAGAAccacatatacaaagagtgtgGTTACCACATGAAGATGTTCCTGGATTGGCCATGTCGCGAGCTTTTGGAGATTTCATGTTGAAAAACTATGGCGTAATCTCCAAGCCTGATGTCTCTTATCACCACATTTCACAAAATGACCAGTTTGTTGTTCTAGCAACTGATGGG GTATGGGATGTGCTGAGCAACGATCAAGTCGTTTCCATAGTGTGTGCAGCAAATAATGCAGCATCAGCGGCAGAGGCGGTAGTACAAGCTTCTTTAGATGCATGGGAACAGAAGTTTCCAAACAGCAAGAGAGACGACAGCACTGTCATCTGCTTGTTCTTGCAATAA
- the LOC138338050 gene encoding uncharacterized protein — protein MKDTGGVSSPHMMDDFVAKDNNNSDHPTVSPKHMKFAIVDDVAETAEEVEKQKGSIEDVMKDSISSVSFTPENEAVTDAFAHESPSRKINVNPLDVVIPLQLTWSDDMLSDSQLPTELGVSDVDTKTPAQRNRKPSKVLQSSYVHSFESTDKGKDKIDYHIRQFTPFDDCRITSQVSPDLMQDFLDCIQKGLLKSHANKYYCAPADESLTTQQYIDRDVAIAGYERSIKDIINRFLIPASLPWHLVDEVYIPFNCGKDFHWVFAVVVLKNRLIHVYDSSGGSRKRVPFEEINQLSVMLQNYLHDSDFFDKTHRINWLSLEAYRDKETGELLGPQHSFTVEYAQEIMQQQRDSLDCGLFVVVYAEYLSDEIKIPYVGLQSDYLHNKYRTLLWKYGIDKFNTGYVSHSDDPTRPKDGFSKQAEDALVDID, from the exons atgaagGATACAGGAGGAGTCTCATCGCCACACATGATGGATGATTTCGTGGCAAAAGACAAT AATAACTCTGATCATCCGACTGTTTCCCCAAAGCATATGAAATTTGCAATTGTTGATGATGTTGCTGAAACTGCAGAGGAGGTTGAAAAACAAAAGGGGTCTATTGAAGATGTAATGAAG GATTCTATCTCATCGGTGTCCTTTACACCTGAAAATGAAGCAGTGACAGATGCATTTGCACATGAATCACCAAGCCGGAAAATTAATGTCAACCCATTGGATGTTGTCATTCCTCTACAGCTTACTTGGAGTGATGATATGTTATCGGACAGTCAACTACCCACCGAGCTTGGTGTCAGTGATGTTGATACTAAAACTCCTGCTCAGCGTAACAGGAAGCCTTCTAAGGTTTTGCAGTCTTCCTATGTGCATTCTTTTGAATCAACTGATAAGGGAAAGGACAAAATAGACTATCATATCCGTCAATTTACTCCATTTGATGATTGCCGAATCACATCTCAAGTATCGCCGGATTTAATGCAAGACTTTTTAGATTGTATTCAAAAGGGACTCCTTAAATCACACGCCAATAA GTATTATTGTGCTCCTGCTGACGAATCTCTGACTACACAACAATATATTGACCGTGATGTTGCTATAGCTGGTTATGAAAGGTCTATAAAAGACATCATTAATAGATTTTTGATACCTGCTTCGTTACCTTGGCATCTAGTTGATGAGGTTTATATTCCTTTTAATTGTGGCAAAGATTTTCATTGGGTTTTTGCTGTGGTTGTTTTGAAGAATAGGTTAATACATGTGTATGACTCATCTGGTGGGTCAAGGAAAAGAGTGCCCTTTGAAGAGATTAATCAGTTGTCTGTAATGCTTCAAAACTATCTACATGATAGCGACTTTTTTGATAAAACACATAGAATTAATTGGTTATCATTGGAGGCGTATAGAGACAAGGAAACAGGTGAACTGTTGGGTCCTCAACATTCATTTACAGTTGAATATGCGCAAGAGATTATGCAACAACAAAGAGATAGCCT TGATTGTGGACTGTTCGTAGTTGTTTATGCAGAATATTTGAGCGACGAAATCAAAATTCCATATGTTGGTCTTCAGAGTGACTATCTTCACAACAAATACAGAACATTGTTATGGAAGTATGGCATAGACAAATTCAATACTGGATATGTTAGTCATAGCGATGATCCAACAAGGCCAAAGGACGGGTTTTCTAAACAGGCAGAAGATGCATTGGTTGATATTGATTAG